A portion of the Gigantopelta aegis isolate Gae_Host chromosome 10, Gae_host_genome, whole genome shotgun sequence genome contains these proteins:
- the LOC121383757 gene encoding lachesin-like — MNEQTIATRNERRGQAIPIAKANARYYVAQMVTKETHLSRSPLKSKDRDVDGVAVGVLPRFEVPVVNVTVVEGTTAILPCSVNNLGRHKVVWMDQWATLLAYKDNPNCIVVWTDQWATTLAYKDKRIIDDERYSIQRPFESNWNLHIEGVKHDDQGQFICQVNTKPVQKQTVVLNVLVPPRILGSNLASKYVVKEGMSVSLICNVTGIPAATVTWYKLPTDIGSKKERIGFSGEILKIHNVTRYCSGKYECVADNGVPPPYKRELEVAIEFPPEIRLPNKRIGQVLKKETILDCIVTAYPQAVSVWKFKGRELSKSSKHNVEVFNEGDHKITLSLRIKDIGKEDYGLYTCVASNSMGRTSKRMELYGKKPL; from the exons ACGTGGCCAGGCCATACCCATTGCTAAAGCTAATGCTAGATATTATGTTGCACAAATGGTCACAAAAGAAACACACCTATCGCGGTCACCGTTGAAGAGCAAGGACCGTGATGTGGATGGAG TCGCAGTGGGCGTGTTGCCTCGGTTTGAGGTCCCGGTGGTGAACGTGACCGTGGTGGAGGGAACCACCGCCATCTTGCCGTGTTCAGTGAATAACCTGGGACGACACAAG GTAGTGTGGATGGACCAGTGGGCCACGCTGCTGGCGTACAAGGACAATCCAAACTGTATT GTAGTGTGGACGGACCAATGGGCCACGACGCTGGCGTACAAGGACAAACGGATTATCGACGACGAGAGGTACTCGATCCAGCGTCCGTTCGAGAGTAACTGGAACCTACACATCGAGGGCGTGAAGCACGACGACCAGGGCCAGTTCATCTGTCAAGTGAACACCAAGCCAGTGCAGAAACAGACCGTCGTTCTCAACGTCTTAG TTCCACCTCGAATTCTGGGTTCCAATCTCGCTAGCAAGTATGTCGTCAAAGAGGGAATGTCCGTATCGCTCATATGCAACGTCACGGGAATTCCCGCCGCCACGGTCACGTGGTACAAACTACCGACGGACATCGGCAGTAAAAAAGAGA gAATAGGGTTTTCCGGAGAAATACTAAAAATTCATAACGTGACTCGGTACTGCTCGGGAAAATACGAATGTGTGGCTGACAATGGAGTACCACCACCGTATAAACGAGAACTGGAGGTAGCCATAGAAT ttCCACCAGAAATCCGGTTACCTAACAAACGCATAGGCCAAGTACTGAAAAAGGAAACCATTTTAGACTGCATCGTGACAGCGTATCCCCAAGCGGTTAGTGTTTGGAAATTCAAGGGTAGAGAACTCTCAAAGAGCAGCAAGCACAACGTGGAGGTTTTCAACGAAGGAGATCATAAAATAACACTGAGTTTGCGCATAAAAGACATTGGAAAAGAAGATTATGGATTGTACACGTGCGTTGCATCTAACTCCATGGGTAGAACAAGCAAACGAATGGAGTTGTACGGTAAGAAACCACTCTAG